From the Leptolyngbya sp. CCY15150 genome, the window TAGCGATCGCCCTACCTAACCTAACGACAACTACGCAACCGAAAAGGCAATGACAAACATGTAATCTGAGAGATTTTCATCCAAGAGTAGTTTCACAGCGACGCCACAAACAACTTTTTATCGCGATCGGCTGCAAAAGCAAGGCAAGCTTTAATATCTTCTGAGGTAAGTTCTGAGAAATCCTCCAGAATTTCTGCCTCAGTCATTCCACCTGCCAGATATTCTAAAATGTCGTAGACGGTAATCCGCATTCCTCGAATACAGGGCTTGCCACTGCGTTTTCCAGGCTCAATCGTAATG encodes:
- a CDS encoding DUF433 domain-containing protein, with translation MDYQDIITIEPGKRSGKPCIRGMRITVYDILEYLAGGMTEAEILEDFSELTSEDIKACLAFAADRDKKLFVASL